A single region of the Neotabrizicola shimadae genome encodes:
- a CDS encoding phosphoglycerate kinase, whose product MGWKTLDDVAMAGKTVLCRVDINVPMDGDRVTDTTRIDKIVPTVEDIIARGGKPVLLAHYDRPKGKVVPEMSLGRVKPALEAALGRKVVFGADCVGEPAKAAIAAAAPGEVVLLENTRFHAGEEKNDPALAAEMAALGDIYVNDAFSAAHRAHASTEGLARLLPAAAGRLMEAELKALEAALGNPARPVAAVVGGAKVSTKLELLANLVTKVDHLVIGGGMANTFLVAKGIEVGKSLAERDMAETAQDILEKAAKAGCQIHLPVDVVVAREFKAHAPNETVAAEACPPDAMILDAGPKTVLLLEAVFANCRTLIWNGPLGAFELAPFDAATVAAAKAVAKLTQEGNLISVAGGGDTVAALNQAGVAEDFTFISTAGGAFLEWMEGKVLPGVAALG is encoded by the coding sequence ATGGGCTGGAAGACGCTGGACGATGTGGCAATGGCGGGCAAGACCGTGCTGTGCCGCGTGGACATCAACGTGCCGATGGATGGCGACCGCGTGACCGATACCACGCGCATCGACAAGATCGTGCCCACGGTCGAGGACATCATCGCCCGCGGCGGCAAGCCGGTGCTTCTGGCGCATTACGACCGGCCGAAGGGCAAGGTCGTGCCCGAGATGAGCCTGGGCCGGGTGAAGCCCGCGCTGGAGGCGGCGCTTGGGCGCAAGGTGGTGTTCGGCGCCGATTGCGTGGGCGAGCCGGCGAAGGCCGCGATTGCCGCGGCGGCACCGGGCGAGGTGGTGCTGCTGGAAAACACCCGGTTCCATGCCGGCGAGGAAAAGAACGATCCGGCGCTTGCGGCCGAGATGGCGGCTCTGGGCGACATCTATGTGAACGACGCATTTTCGGCGGCGCACCGGGCCCATGCCTCGACCGAGGGGCTGGCGCGGCTGTTGCCGGCGGCGGCGGGGCGGCTGATGGAGGCGGAGCTCAAGGCGCTGGAAGCGGCGCTTGGCAACCCGGCCCGGCCGGTGGCGGCCGTGGTGGGCGGTGCGAAGGTTTCGACCAAGCTGGAGCTGCTGGCGAACCTGGTGACCAAGGTGGATCACCTGGTGATCGGCGGGGGCATGGCCAACACCTTCCTGGTGGCCAAGGGCATCGAGGTGGGCAAGAGCCTGGCCGAGCGTGACATGGCCGAGACGGCGCAGGACATCCTGGAGAAGGCCGCGAAGGCGGGGTGCCAGATTCACCTGCCGGTGGATGTGGTGGTGGCGCGCGAGTTCAAGGCCCATGCCCCGAACGAGACGGTGGCGGCAGAAGCCTGCCCGCCGGATGCGATGATCCTGGATGCCGGGCCGAAGACCGTGCTGCTCTTGGAAGCCGTCTTTGCCAACTGCCGTACGCTGATCTGGAACGGCCCGCTTGGCGCCTTTGAGCTGGCGCCCTTCGATGCAGCCACGGTCGCGGCGGCGAAGGCGGTGGCGAAGCTGACGCAGGAGGGCAACCTGATTTCGGTGGCCGGCGGCGGCGACACGGTGGCCGCGCTGAACCAGGCGGGCGTTGCGGAGGATTTCACCTTCATCTCGACCGCGGGCGGCGCCTTCCTGGAATGGATGGAAGGCAAGGTTCTTCCGGGGGTTGCGGCGCTTGGCTGA
- a CDS encoding peptidylprolyl isomerase — protein MAEIKDPENTIIMTLKDGEVVIELLPAIAPKHAERMKALARAKAYDNVAFHRVIDGFMAQTGDVEHANMASPSYNARRAGTGGSDLPDLPAEFSGIPHDRGTLGAARSQNPNSANSQFFINFKDNHFLNRQYTVYGRVISGMEHVDKITRGEPPANPDRMITVRVAADVV, from the coding sequence GTGGCCGAGATCAAGGATCCCGAGAACACCATCATCATGACGCTCAAGGATGGCGAGGTGGTGATCGAGCTTCTGCCGGCGATTGCGCCGAAACATGCCGAGCGCATGAAGGCGCTCGCCCGCGCCAAGGCCTATGACAACGTGGCCTTCCACCGCGTGATCGACGGCTTCATGGCCCAGACCGGCGACGTGGAACATGCCAACATGGCCTCGCCCAGCTACAACGCGCGCCGCGCGGGCACCGGCGGCTCTGACCTGCCGGACCTGCCGGCCGAGTTTTCCGGTATCCCGCACGACCGCGGCACGCTCGGCGCCGCCCGGTCGCAGAATCCGAACTCGGCCAACAGCCAGTTCTTCATCAATTTCAAGGACAACCACTTCCTGAATCGCCAGTACACGGTCTATGGCCGCGTGATCTCGGGGATGGAACATGTGGACAAGATCACCCGCGGCGAGCCGCCGGCGAACCCCGACCGCATGATCACCGTCCGGGTGGCCGCCGATGTCGTTTGA
- a CDS encoding peptidylprolyl isomerase, producing MSFDRILPAGILALGLAVLGGYAISQSSTPADAAEDGPGPNLVIEVDGQAKGTIVIDLFPDVAPQHVAQVTALAEQGAYDGVVFHRVIDGFMAQTGDVQYGKKGGDTSMAGMGGSSMADIPAEFSSVPFDRGVLGMARSQDPNSANSQFFIMTAPAPHLDGQYTAFGRVVSGMEVVDAIKKGDGGNGEVTDPDVMVKVTVQP from the coding sequence ATGTCGTTTGACCGCATCCTCCCCGCCGGCATCCTCGCCCTCGGCCTCGCCGTGCTTGGCGGCTATGCGATCAGCCAGTCCAGCACGCCCGCCGATGCCGCCGAAGACGGCCCTGGCCCGAACCTCGTGATCGAGGTCGACGGCCAGGCCAAGGGCACCATCGTCATCGACCTCTTCCCCGACGTGGCGCCCCAGCACGTGGCCCAGGTCACCGCGCTGGCCGAACAGGGCGCCTATGACGGCGTCGTCTTCCACCGCGTGATCGACGGCTTCATGGCCCAGACCGGCGACGTGCAATACGGCAAGAAGGGTGGCGACACCTCGATGGCCGGTATGGGCGGCTCGTCCATGGCGGACATCCCGGCCGAATTCTCCTCGGTTCCCTTCGACCGTGGCGTGCTTGGCATGGCCCGCAGCCAGGACCCGAACTCGGCCAACAGCCAGTTCTTCATCATGACCGCCCCGGCCCCGCACCTGGATGGTCAATACACCGCCTTCGGCCGCGTGGTCTCGGGCATGGAGGTCGTCGACGCCATCAAGAAGGGCGACGGCGGCAATGGCGAGGTCACGGACCCCGACGTGATGGTCAAGGTCACCGTCCAGCCCTGA
- a CDS encoding paraquat-inducible protein A — MRWLNLSLLVLFPVAWFAPLIRAGLDLPLFGMSEISVISGLQSLWGSSPVLALVVTVMAIFAPWAKTGGLALVQFGLLSPKVMPALHVLGKLAMGDVFLLALYIVVVKGVGMTVIETAWGLYLFTGLILVSLGLSEWTRRALAEAAPA, encoded by the coding sequence ATGCGCTGGCTGAACCTGTCCCTGCTTGTCCTGTTTCCCGTCGCCTGGTTTGCGCCCCTGATCCGGGCCGGGCTGGACCTGCCGCTGTTTGGCATGTCCGAGATTTCGGTGATCTCGGGGCTGCAGTCGCTGTGGGGATCTTCGCCGGTGCTGGCGCTGGTGGTGACGGTGATGGCGATCTTTGCGCCCTGGGCCAAGACCGGGGGGCTGGCGCTGGTTCAGTTCGGGCTGTTGTCGCCCAAGGTGATGCCGGCGCTGCATGTGCTGGGCAAGCTCGCCATGGGCGATGTCTTTCTGCTGGCGCTGTACATCGTGGTGGTGAAGGGCGTGGGGATGACGGTGATCGAGACGGCCTGGGGGCTGTATCTGTTCACCGGGCTGATCCTGGTGTCGCTTGGTCTGTCCGAATGGACGAGGCGGGCGCTGGCCGAGGCTGCGCCCGCCTGA
- a CDS encoding DNA repair protein codes for MSMRGIALSSMSTLRSVAQVVIVGMAGLLVAASALAFAGWLPWPHVALSWGGVPVPWAGMALQVGLAVLFVVLAAFLPANARMARLERSHRSFAVGMEDVVRAYRQAHAADRAGVFALSSEFDAMRERLTQLRKHPDLAHLEPELLQLAAQMSFQSRDLARVYSDEKVERARGFLKQRQEEAEAMQERVALAQRTCAEIRRWLTDVEAEERQVQVQMRRLEGDLRELLPALGYDFEDVASANVVSLPKPQKQT; via the coding sequence ATGTCCATGCGCGGCATTGCGCTTTCGTCCATGTCCACGCTGCGGTCTGTGGCGCAGGTGGTGATTGTGGGGATGGCCGGACTTCTGGTGGCGGCTTCGGCCCTGGCTTTTGCCGGATGGCTGCCCTGGCCCCATGTGGCCCTGTCCTGGGGCGGTGTGCCGGTGCCCTGGGCGGGCATGGCGTTGCAGGTCGGGTTGGCGGTGCTGTTCGTGGTGCTGGCCGCCTTCTTGCCGGCCAATGCGCGCATGGCACGGCTGGAGCGGTCGCACCGCAGTTTCGCCGTGGGGATGGAGGATGTGGTGCGCGCCTATCGGCAGGCCCATGCCGCCGACCGGGCCGGGGTCTTTGCGCTGTCGTCCGAGTTCGACGCGATGCGCGAGCGGTTGACGCAGCTGCGCAAGCACCCCGATCTGGCGCATCTGGAGCCGGAGCTGTTGCAGCTGGCGGCGCAGATGAGCTTTCAGTCGCGCGACCTGGCGCGCGTCTATTCCGACGAGAAGGTCGAGCGCGCGCGGGGCTTTCTGAAGCAGCGGCAGGAAGAGGCGGAGGCGATGCAGGAGCGGGTGGCGCTGGCGCAGCGGACCTGCGCGGAGATCCGGCGCTGGCTGACCGATGTGGAAGCCGAAGAACGGCAGGTGCAGGTGCAGATGCGCCGGCTGGAGGGCGACCTGCGCGAGCTCTTGCCGGCGCTTGGCTATGATTTCGAGGATGTCGCCTCGGCCAATGTGGTGAGCCTGCCCAAGCCGCAGAAACAGACTTGA
- a CDS encoding ABC transporter ATP-binding protein, whose product MIELQGVQKAFGANRVLRGVDLSIASGTSMVIIGGSGTGKSVLLKCILGLVHPDSGSIRLDGEDVTKADRDAFLARFGMLFQGGALFDSMRVWENVAFRLLRGTGKRPKAEAREVAIEKLRRVGLGPQVADLFPAELSGGMQKRVGLARAIAAEPEIIFFDEPTTGLDPIMAGVINDLIREIVVEMGVTAMTITHDMSSVRAIADQVAMLHDGLIRWTGPVSEMDATPDPYVQQFIHGRAEGPIAALR is encoded by the coding sequence ATGATCGAGCTTCAGGGCGTTCAGAAGGCCTTCGGGGCCAACCGGGTGCTGCGGGGGGTGGATCTGTCCATCGCCAGCGGGACGAGCATGGTCATCATCGGCGGGTCGGGCACCGGCAAGTCGGTGCTGCTGAAGTGCATCCTGGGGCTGGTGCATCCCGATTCGGGTTCGATCCGGTTGGATGGCGAGGATGTCACCAAGGCCGACCGGGATGCGTTCCTCGCGCGGTTCGGGATGCTGTTCCAGGGCGGCGCGCTGTTCGATTCGATGCGCGTCTGGGAGAACGTGGCGTTCCGGCTGTTGCGGGGGACGGGCAAGCGGCCCAAGGCCGAGGCGCGCGAGGTGGCGATCGAGAAGCTGCGCCGGGTGGGCCTGGGGCCCCAGGTGGCCGACCTGTTCCCGGCCGAGTTGTCGGGGGGGATGCAGAAGCGCGTGGGGCTGGCGCGGGCGATTGCGGCGGAGCCCGAGATCATCTTCTTCGACGAGCCGACGACCGGGCTGGACCCGATCATGGCGGGGGTGATCAACGATCTGATCCGCGAGATCGTCGTGGAGATGGGCGTGACGGCGATGACCATCACGCATGACATGTCGTCCGTGCGGGCCATCGCCGATCAGGTGGCGATGCTGCATGACGGGCTGATCCGCTGGACCGGGCCGGTTTCGGAAATGGATGCGACGCCGGACCCTTACGTGCAGCAGTTCATCCATGGACGGGCCGAAGGGCCGATTGCCGCCCTGAGGTGA
- a CDS encoding MlaE family ABC transporter permease, whose amino-acid sequence MNPLTLLAAIGRLVLGGLAALGRLTIFAAQVVSHLFRPPFYPREFGHALAQVGWFSLPVVGMTAVFTGGALALQIYSGGQRFSAEAVVPQIVAIGMVRELGPVLVGLMIAARVTSSIAAEIATMKVTEQIDALVTLSTDPMKYLVTPRVLAGALTVPLLVAVGDVIGILGGFLVSTETLGFNRATYVQRTVDFLETPDVLSSLVKGAVFGAIATLIGCYYGMRSGRGAQGVGSATKGAVAAASILILAANFVLTSVMFGS is encoded by the coding sequence TTGTGCTGGGCGGGCTGGCCGCACTTGGCCGGTTGACGATCTTTGCCGCGCAGGTGGTGAGCCACCTGTTCCGCCCGCCCTTCTATCCGCGCGAATTCGGCCATGCGCTGGCGCAGGTGGGCTGGTTCTCGCTGCCCGTGGTGGGCATGACGGCGGTGTTCACCGGCGGCGCGCTGGCCTTGCAGATCTATTCCGGCGGCCAGCGGTTTTCGGCCGAGGCGGTGGTGCCGCAGATCGTGGCCATCGGCATGGTGCGCGAGTTGGGACCGGTGCTGGTGGGGCTGATGATCGCGGCGCGGGTCACAAGCTCGATTGCTGCCGAGATCGCCACGATGAAGGTGACCGAGCAGATCGACGCGCTGGTGACGCTTTCGACCGATCCGATGAAGTATCTGGTGACGCCTCGTGTTCTGGCCGGGGCGCTGACCGTGCCCCTGCTGGTGGCGGTGGGCGACGTGATCGGCATCCTGGGCGGCTTTCTGGTTTCGACCGAGACGCTTGGCTTCAACCGCGCGACCTATGTGCAGCGCACGGTCGATTTTCTTGAGACGCCGGACGTGCTGTCTTCGCTGGTGAAGGGCGCGGTCTTCGGGGCGATTGCGACGCTGATCGGCTGCTACTACGGCATGAGGTCGGGGCGCGGGGCGCAGGGCGTGGGCAGTGCCACGAAGGGCGCGGTCGCGGCGGCGTCGATCCTGATCCTGGCGGCGAACTTCGTGCTGACTTCTGTGATGTTCGGATCATGA